The following proteins are co-located in the Chaetodon auriga isolate fChaAug3 chromosome 23, fChaAug3.hap1, whole genome shotgun sequence genome:
- the LOC143316250 gene encoding uncharacterized protein LOC143316250, whose protein sequence is MDEQVNPLERDHSLSVVLPGGLEKSATVHGSKPVMDLLVTLCASYHLNPSDYTVEVLSPNKNNISFKPNSPIGSLEAEKIVLKPRGVEEKIRRPYMPEASVRLLINYNKSHKAVVRVSPRVPLEMLLPVVCDKCEFKVETTILLRDCQSTELLDLTKSLNEHGLREVFAKDTAVDHEDQPAAAVTPTEVISPPPLQELPKREKKQKENTGFLSLFRRGKKKAEMKGAVSPPSSPGLNKPMGVGVNGQSSNALQADVPKKRRAPQPPMGASQSVPSDLSTCHLRGPQRSAESTLRSTKRRAPPPPCANTHQELQPDTEVKGTVDSLNPVEELRESDDSDSVDLSLSSSSSPHPSQPRPSSSSSRPSFAHLHEIADPYLPSFRGKDFSDARSALAKVLTSSVSKGTLVKRLRNSATFPKSHNGSSFMSMPPACSDNGAFCAEVEPALEWEDPVQRRGMTTFKVVPSKKQKSHDRELTSDVPDQIITEDNPESEGCPELGKNQTEAEEDPASPDRSETQTPLLSPEPSSPQIQAPDRPASPRPLVLDHQDGPGSPVSQGGDTVERQEEEDEPEVTSELIPLSDCSDGELPSDGQMKSEDQSESLQSPSRRSVSTDMDPCETYTDEREAEEEEEDSFPPPPSPVFFNEDLEIAEAGREDPAASSPPSSQPPAPTSDEPTSATPDQSAAAPDPLERTSAGPSRFAQAVALAVQRSRLQRSEKALGPQAPGGPHSTLPSPSRSIYQFGA, encoded by the exons ATGGATGAGCAGGTGAATCCGCTGGAGAGGGAccactctctgtctgtggtcCTGCCAGGGGGGCTGGAGAAGAGCGCCACGGTGCACGGAAG TAAACCAGTGATGGACTTGCTGGTGACCCTTTGTGCGAGCTACCACCTGAACCCGTCAGACTACACGGTCGAGGTCCTCTCGCCCAACAAGAACAACATCAGCTTTAAACCAAACTCTCCTATTGGCTCGCTAGAAGCGGAGAAGATTGTGCTGAAGCCCAGAGGGGTGGAGGAAAAGATCAGGAGGCCGTACATGCCTGag GCATCTGTGCGTCTGCTGATCAACTACAATAAGTCCCATAAGGCCGTGGTGCGAGTGAGTCCCAGAGTGCCCCTGGAGATGCTGCTGCCGGTGGTGTGTGACAAGTGCGAGTTCAAAGTAGAGACGACCATCTTACTGAGAGACTGTCagtccacagagctgctggacctGACCAAGAGTTTAAATGAGCACGGGCTGAGGGAGGTGTTCGCCAAAGACACAGCTGTTGACCACGAAGACCAACCGGCAGCAG cTGTCACGCCAACGGAGGtcatctcacctcctccacttcAAG AGCTGccaaagagggagaagaagcagaaggagaACACAGGATTTCTCAGCTTATtcagaagagggaagaaaaaagctgaaatg AAAGGGGCGGTGAGTCCCCCGTCTTCTCCTGGTCTCAACAAGCCAATGGGAGTCGGCGTGAACGGGCAGTCCTCTAACGCCCTGCAAGCAGACGTGCCCAAGAAGAGACGAGCCCCTCAGCCGCCCATGGGTGCGTCACAGAGCGTCCCCAGCGACCTCAGCACCTGTCACCTGAGAGGACCACAG AGGTCTGCAGAGTCCACCCTGAGGAGTACCAAGCGTAGGGCCCCACCCCCTCCCTGTGCAAACACCCACCAGGAGCTGCAGCCAGACACTGAGGTCAAAG GGACTGTAGACTCCCTGAACcctgtggaggagctgagagaaaGCGATGACTCAGACTCTGTAGACCTCTCACtgtcctcatcttcatcaccacaTCCATCACAACCACGgccatcctcatcctcctcacgTCCATCCTTCGCACATCTCCATGAAATAGCTGACCCGTATCTGCCTTCGTTTCGGGGGAAAGACTTCTCTGATGCTCGCAGCGCTCTTGCCAAAGTCCTGACCTCCTCCGTCTCCAAAGGAACGCTGGTCAAGCGTTTGAGGAATTCTGCCACTTTCCCAAAATCACACAATGGCTCCTCCTTTATGTCCATGCCTCCGGCGTGTTCCGATAACGGGGCTTTCTGCGCAGAGGTTGAACCTGCTCTGGAGTGGGAGGATCCCGTACAGAGGAGGGGAATGACCACCTTCAAAGTGGTTCCCTCCAAGAAGCAAAAGTCCCACGATCGAGAGCTCACCTCGGACGTTCCAGATCAGATTATCACAGAAGATAACCCCGAGAGCGAAGGCTGTCCTGAGCTCGGGAAAAACCAAactgaggctgaggaggatcCAGCTTCTCCTGACAGATCAGAGACCCAAACGCCTTTGCTGAGTCCCGAACCCTCTTCTCCGCAGATACAGGCTCCTGACCGGCCAGCTTCTCCACGTCCTCTTGTTTTGGACCATCAGGATGGTCCAGGCTCACCTGTCTCTCAGGGTGGGGACACCGTtgagaggcaggaggaagaggatgaaccTGAAGTCACATCTGAGTTGATACCGCTGTCAGACTGCAGCGATGGAGAGCTTCCCAGTGATGGTCAGATgaagtcagaggatcagagtGAAAGTCTTCAAAGCCCCAGTAGACGGTCTGTAAGCACAGACATGGATCCCTGTGAAACATACACTGATGAGAGggaagctgaggaagaggaggaggacagcttcccccctcctccttcacctgtcTTCTTTAATGAAGACTTAGAAATCGCTGAAGCGGGGAGAGAAGatcctgcagcttcctctccGCCATCTTCTCAGCCACCAGCTCCTACCTCAGACGAGCCCACCTCAGCCACGCCTGACCAGTCTGCAGCCGCTCCAGACCCTCTGGAGAGGACCAGCGCGGGCCCGTCCAGGTTTGCCCAGGCAGTGGCGTTGGCCGTGCAGAGGTCTCGTCTCCAGAGAAGTGAGAAAGCTTTGGGCCCTCAGGCCCCCGGTGGGCCGCACAGTACCCTTCCCTCACCATCCAGGTCCATATACCAGTTCG gtgcCTGA